ACGATTACCGGTAAAGTATCATTTGAGCCAATaaatttatacctcaagtgtgGTGGAAGTGGTTTGAGCTCTAATTGTGGTGGCTCAATAATAGAAGGTTTTGCAGGAGGAGTGGCTCTATTCTCCAAGTAGAGAGAGAGCTTTGCCGGAGCATATGTGTAGGAACCAAGCCCCTCCAATGCATTTACCGATTCCATATATCCTTCCATATCTTCACCATCAAAGTTCACCAAAATAGCCGTCAACGCCTCACCGaggcattgttcttccatcttCATTTCAACCGCATCTTCCACTTCATCCACTACAACAATCACCGAGATGCTCTCATATTCATGTGGTAGTTTCATACCCTTGCTTGCTTGGAATGTAACATCTTCATCATTTACACAAAATTTGATCTCATTTTGTTCCGAATCCATTAGTGCTATTCCTGTGGCTAGGAatggtctccccaaaatgatagaGATCTCTTTGTCAACCGCACAATCAAGGATTACGAAATCTGCGGGTAAATGAAACTTTCCCACTttaacaagcacatcatcaacaattccAACCGGTCTCTTTATGGAAAGATCGGCCATTTGAAATCTCATACTTGTGGGCTTTGGCATACCTAACCCTGCCTACTTGTAAATGGCAAGAGGCATCAAGTTGATGCTAGCCCCATTATCACAAAGGGCTCTTGCAAAATCATGTGCCCCAATAGTACAAAGAATGGTGAAAGTTCCCGGGTCTTTTTCTTTTGAACGGTAGATATTGCAATGATGGAACTAGCCCGgtgagtcacattcaccacttcatttttggtggttctcttcttggtaatcaagtctttcaaatatttagcaaaacccaacatctcttgaaatgcttccacaaatggaaTATTCAACCGATAATTACTTGAGAATGTCATAGAGCTTTTCGAGTTTGCTATCCTCAACCTTCCTAGAAAGTCTTTGAGGGAATggaggaggaggtctaggaataggtggtagagtttttgatgtctcttttaccttttccaTTACCTCTTCCCGGCTTTCTTGTTGCACTTTCAACTCTTCCGGGACCTTTTCAAATTCAACAACACTTGGCTCTTCAACCTCAACTTCATGATTGGACTCTTGAACTTCAACCACTTGCTCACTCCCTCCTTGTAGTACCTTCCCACTCCGAGTAGTAATTGACATGACATGAGAAGTTGGACCACTCCTACTACCcttggggttcgcaattgtgtcaCTTGGAAGTGTCCCTTTTTGCTTCGGATTTTTTTCCTTAGAGAGGTCTCTTATttgcatctccaatttttgaatggaTGCAGTATAAGAACCAACAAGCTCGGTCATATTCCTCATAGAAGTGTCAGACTtctcttgattttgcaatacccGTTCAAGTATGTTTTCCAACTTAGATTCACTTgaggaaccttgatttgaatattgacCCTTTGGAGGCACATAAGGGTTTGAACTCCGTTTTGGGAAGTTGTTTTTGTTGTTCCAATTACCTTTATTTGAGCCGCCTTGGTCATTTCGCCACTGTTGGTTGCCTTGCCCTTGCGGGTGAGGCCTCCATTGACTTTGTTGTCCTTGAccttggtattgttgcctttgataacctccttgagagttgttgacatagttTGCTTCCTCAAAGTCTTCATTTGATATGGGTTGCACATCTTCCACCACATTTACTTTCTTCATTTGGCTTTCTGTGAACATCTTTGTCAACACATTAACATTTGTGGCAAGCCCTGCAATCACTTGATCTCTCTCTTGGTTTTCCTTGATCATGGTGGTCAAGGAAGGAGATCCATATGCAATTCCACCTGTGGTGTCCTCTGAGTGCCATGCTTGATTATGCTTTGCCATTTTGTCAAGTATTTGTGTGACCCTTGCCAATGATTTGTTAATGAAAGATCCGTCAGCTGCATTCTTGGCTATAGATTGGTTCATAGGATCCAAGCCCATGTAGAATTTTTCCAACAAGATAGAATCCGGAAAACCATGGTTGGGAGACCTCACCAACTATAACTTGAACCGATCCCATGCCTCATGTAGATGTTCTCCCGTACTTgcttgaaaaataaaattttatccCAGAGCTCAAACTTCATACTTTGCGGGAACCATTTAGCTAAGAATGCTCAGACAAGTTCGGGCCAAGAATCAATGGAGTTTGGTGGCATATTTTGAAGCTAATTCCTTGCATCCCCAGCTAGTGAGTACTTGAAGCACCTCAACCTTAGAGCATCATCAGAGACGTTGTTCTGCTTATGCATCGCACACACACCCAAGAAGTTTCTAAGGTGGTGTGTCGGATCATCATCAGTGGAATTCCTGAAAAACCCCTCCGCTTTGAGCATAaggattaaaccatgttccacCTTGAAAGTTGCAGCGCTCACGACCggaggtacaatagcatttgtatcATCAATGTACTCCTCTATGTccgcaaaaggattttcttccatttttgcctccatttcttcttcacattcggccatgttttcctatcaacaccaagcaaaGTGTGATGAAAAAGAATAAGACGTAAAGTAAGgcacacactaattagtaattttAAAACtgtattccccggcaacggcgccaaaatttgatacgctcaaattataatttaattaaatagtgtaaggcggtcggtgtcaaatataataacccaacatgGTTAGGGTTGAATCCCatagggaataggtgtgaaaaggttactcaaatagtgtgttacttgactaaagtcgtaattctattcggttaatggtaacaagagtatgaaatgattttggtttgaagaaatagctaattgtaatgttgagaatgtaaataatttgattaaagaaaccaaggttgtgtccccttcaatgaagtgtaatgctatcgttgttaatatgatatatttctaatggaaggttcttttgatatgcaaatgatttctaaatgactacccaatattttccaatagttgggtagtatttactctttatgatttttccaaatataaaagagttgcaattaagaacaaccaatatatgccaaataaaacccacttattcctaagcgattctattaaataaggtttaaagccttgagtctttgatatttacttctaccaaattctaacccactttcccaagcaaagtaagaatttaatggcacttgttaacgtttgcaaccaccaacaataaatgaagaatgagaaataaataaatatcaaccaaccattatacatatattcaatgttaaacacccattaacataacactCATTTaaggtccacaaccttagtatttaaagttagctacacgTACTAGAATACAAAAGGATGAGAATGtttaatgccataaagcttacaaagtgcaagattcttGACCCAAAAGTTTCCAAAAGAGAGTAATAATAAAGCCTTGTATTGTAGCTCCAAAATCAGACAAGATAcccccacaaaaccccaataaatctTTTTATAGCGGTTCAAAACTCAGGACAAAAATCGGACAAAAATATCCTTTTCGGTTAAATATGCGACCGCATATCTGTCGCATAACAaacatgcggtccgcattcttgAATAGCCATCGCATCTTCGAACCCTAGTTTCCAAACCTTCATCGCATTCATGTTCTACGGTCCGCATTACAAATATGCGATCGCATTTTGCATCGCATTTTCCACCTTCAAAAACCTTCATGATgagtttgcggtccattatgtggCTCACAAAtaggttatgcgatcgcagactggaccgcatttcttgcacTAGACTTTGCCCAACAATCTGTTGTGGTTTGCGATTCCCTTGAGCATTATGCGGCCCGCATGTTGGATTTGTGGTCCGCATTTCTACATTTTCGatgcattttgctcttttcttgtcttttttgtGGCTTTTTTATTCCATTTCCATGCTCTTAAgtccttaaacctcatacactgcaaaaatactaaaataacatAAGTATAAAACATAATTGCatctaaaacaagctaaaatctaggcaatttgtattaaatgtgccgaaattctccggcacGTCAACTGTGTCATAGTATGTAGTTCGTTTCAGTGATTTGGCTAGACATGAACCGACCTTGGTTTCTACAATTCAAGAGAGGGTTCgttggtttattgagggactccatCCCAGCATCAGGACTAGCACGGAccgggagttagagatggatatttcatACCATCAGATTGCGAGTATTGTTAGGAGAGTGGAGGGAATGCTTGATCGGGAGAGGAGAGAGAGGTTAAGAGGTCTCAAGAGACTGGTTCTTACTCTAGTGCTCGTGCACCAGCTACAGTTCGACATTGTAGGGGCTTTGTgggtcgccctgttcattcagctctttcaAATGCTAGTGGTATTCTGGCTACTTCTAGGCCCCATGAGCCTTATTGTGTGCCGCCAGTATTTAGTGTACCTCTTGCACGGGGTGTTTTCAGTAGttagtctagcagacctggcccgagccagccaCAGTAGCCATGCCCTCCGAAAGCTTATTTTGAGTATGGCAAcactcgccatatggtgagggatttccccagacttagaaggggtgcacctccacagacttctcagccataacGTGCTCTACAGggtcctcaggctatgattacagtaCCAACTACCACTCCACCTTCTCAGCCAGCTTGAGGTGGAGGCCGGAGAGGAAAAAGTCGCAGGAgaggccagatactatgctctTCTTGCTCGTACAGAGGCAGTTTCTTCCGACTCTATCGTTATAGGTATCGTCCCAGTGTGTCATAGAGATTCGTCAGTTTTATTCTATCcgggctccacttattcctatgtgtcatcttattttggtATGTATTTGGGTGTATCCCGTGATTTTATGAGTTGTCCTGTTTATGCGTCTACACCCGTGGGAGATTCTACTATTGTTGACCATGTGTATCGGTCGTTTTTGGTTTTTATTAGTGGTTTTaagactagagccgatttattattgctcagcgtGGTAGATTTTGAGATTATCTTGGACATGGAATGGTTGTCggcccattatgctattcttgattgtcacgccaagatcgCGATGCTAGCTATGCCAGGCTAACCGTGGTTAGAGTGGAGGGGTAacttagattacactcccagcagagttatttcatttcttaaagctcaacttgtcacgacccaatccccgaacccggtcgtgatgacgcctctcgtgaagacaaggccagccaaaccaCAACGGAACACcccttttaaatagttaatcatcatcaacaacagtaacatataatataatattcataaattacagaatttaacgataataacagcaagaaccatcccgacatagcccaaaccggggtgtcacaagtcatgagctactatagaatctgctataggtctacaagtacagaatccgatacaacagtctgaagaaaaacataaatgatagagttTAAGAGATACAAGGGGCTgcagacgtcaacaactacctcataactccaaatcactgcctagcctggaaggaatcagcgcttaGGTGCGGACTCTActatacctgaatctgtacacacggtgcagggagtaatgtgagtactccgacatagtgagtaataattacaaataatggctgaaagtatgaaaacatgtAAAGGCACAAAGTTATTCcttatcaagcagtaaaatcacttaaaacagtaaatcagtgaagaaatcaaatgatattcctttttaaaacaagtaaaacaggtaatttaacaggtaattaacaagtagaaatttgccccccgggcacagtatcaatcgctcagcatagtatcagcccctcgggctcactctcagtacagtatcagcccttcgggctacctcacaatgactcagcataatggtcagccattgttacctgaccaaattgcatcatacagtgtcattgttaccactgtttcaaatcacatggatacccgcgctcactgttggtttgcagactccggaggggccccttacggcccaagcgctatatcaagccacctcgtggcatcatcactcaacatatcctcacatcactcaagccactgcatggcataaatagtatcttaggccctcggcctcatatcctcacatatagccttcggcctcactcagtccagaaatcatcataagccccttgggcattagtaaaacagtagttctcagcccaaaacatgatgtagaaatatcatttaagtttcaaatctgagtaaaagtggctgagtttgtaaaacaatagatatcaacaggactgagttcaaataataagtcaagcagtaaggaaacagtgataaaaatccccggagggttcaaataattggcacgaagcccaaatcatgatgataacaaatgaatgtCAGTCAAATATTtagtaaagtcatcaatc
This genomic stretch from Nicotiana sylvestris chromosome 9, ASM39365v2, whole genome shotgun sequence harbors:
- the LOC138878472 gene encoding uncharacterized protein — protein: MGLDPMNQSIAKNAADGSFINKSLARVTQILDKMAKHNQAWHSEDTTGGIAYGSPSLTTMIKENQERDQVIAGLATNVNVLTKMFTESQMKKVNVVEDVQPISNEDFEEANYVNNSQGGYQRQQYQGQGQQSQWRPHPQGQGNQQWRNDQGGSNKGNWNNKNNFPKRSSNPYVPPKGQYSNQGSSSESKLENILERVLQNQEKSDTSMRNMTELVGSYTASIQKLEMQIRDLSKEKNPKQKGTLPSDTIANPKGSRSGPTSHVMSITTRSGKVLQGGSEQVVEVQESNHEVEVEEPSVVEFEKVPEELKVQQESREEVMEKVKETSKTLPPIPRPPPPFPQRLSRKVEDSKLEKLYDILK